A portion of the Micromonospora tarapacensis genome contains these proteins:
- a CDS encoding DUF559 domain-containing protein, with translation MLPSQLPWIAVLAAGPAAVLGGLSAARAWGLRRYDTRLVHVLLPARHRARSMPPGVRVHRTTVLPEADILAVGRPRWTMPARSLVDAAQWASNDHEARAIIAAGFQQRLVAGDDVHRVLDRLPRAQRRNLIGRTAADAAGGAHSVPELDFLTLVRRAGLPEPTRQAVRRDAAGRRRYLDALFEEWRVHVEIDGGQHLDPATAWADMRRQNDLWQPGERVLRFPSWAIRHDPTNVVTQLREALRGGRLAPRSLNLGTKAPLQGRIRSKIRCRPVSRGGWPGKGW, from the coding sequence GTGCTCCCCTCGCAGTTGCCGTGGATCGCCGTCCTCGCTGCCGGGCCGGCCGCAGTACTCGGCGGGCTCAGCGCCGCCCGGGCCTGGGGCCTGCGCCGGTACGACACTCGACTCGTGCACGTCCTCCTGCCGGCCCGCCACCGTGCACGCTCGATGCCCCCCGGCGTCCGGGTGCACCGCACCACCGTCCTGCCCGAGGCGGACATTCTCGCGGTGGGGCGACCACGCTGGACGATGCCGGCCCGGTCGCTGGTGGACGCGGCGCAGTGGGCATCGAATGATCACGAGGCGAGGGCGATCATCGCGGCGGGCTTCCAGCAGCGCCTCGTAGCCGGCGACGACGTGCATCGCGTACTTGATCGACTGCCGCGAGCGCAGCGGCGCAACCTGATCGGGCGGACCGCTGCCGACGCGGCCGGCGGCGCGCACTCGGTGCCGGAACTGGATTTCCTCACCCTGGTCCGCCGTGCGGGGCTACCCGAGCCGACCCGTCAGGCGGTTCGCCGGGACGCCGCCGGCCGTCGCCGCTATCTCGATGCCTTGTTCGAGGAGTGGCGGGTACACGTCGAGATCGACGGCGGGCAGCACCTCGATCCGGCCACGGCCTGGGCGGACATGCGCCGGCAGAACGATCTCTGGCAGCCCGGTGAGCGGGTGCTGCGCTTTCCTTCCTGGGCGATCCGCCACGATCCGACCAACGTGGTCACTCAGCTCCGCGAGGCCCTCCGGGGCGGCAGGTTGGCGCCCCGAAGTTTGAATCTTGGTACGAAAGCGCCTCTCCAGGGGCGCATCCGGTCCAAGATCCGGTGTCGGCCGGTTAGCCGAGGAGGGTGGCCAGGTAAGGGGTGGTGA
- a CDS encoding sodium-translocating pyrophosphatase encodes MSDSLAAEGGGAAEVGALSLTGANVTYVVIAAVIALVALAFAAALTKTVLAAGKGTTNMQEISGAVQEGASAYLFRQFRTLAIFVVIAVVLLFLLPVHNTDGSEIAVKIGRSLFFVVGALFSAFIGGAGMWLATRANLRVAAAAREREGGRETAMKIAFRTGGVVGFLTVGLGLFGAALVVLVFRGDAPTVLEGFGFGAALLAMFMRVGGGIFTKAADVGADLVGKVEQGIPEDDPRNAATIADNVGDNVGDCAGMAADLFESYAVTLVAALILGRAAFGPDGLVLPLIISTIGVLVAIIGVFITRLRTSDRNGLTAINRAFYLSALISAVLVSVATFAYLQPSWAAQLGDDWRETLNVNGGDPLFGPRGVVIGAVVIGIVLAAAIQALTGYFTETNRRPVQDIGKSSQTGAATVILAGISVGLESAVYSALLIAAGVFGAFLLGGGSITLSLFAVALAGTGLLTTVGVIVAMDTFGPISDNAQGVAEMSGDIDEHGARTLTELDAVGNTTKAITKGIAIATAVLAATALFGSYTDTLRLAYADAGVTDVGDEILNALNVANPQNLVGLIIGAAVVFLFSGLAINAVSRSAGAVVMEVRRQFRELPGIMDGTQRPEYGKVVDICTRDAQRELLTPGLLAILAPIAVGFGLGPGALASYLAGAIGAGTLMAVFLANSGGAWDNAKKMVEDGAYGGKGSEAHSATVIGDTVGDPFKDTAGPAINPLLKVMNLVSLLIAPAVVAWSVGDDRNVGLRITIAAVATLIVVAAVVFSKRKSIAMGEDADSGSGSADPRPEEIKA; translated from the coding sequence ATGTCCGACAGCTTGGCCGCCGAAGGCGGCGGCGCCGCCGAGGTCGGCGCGCTCTCCCTCACCGGAGCCAATGTCACGTACGTCGTCATCGCCGCGGTGATCGCGCTGGTCGCGCTCGCCTTCGCCGCCGCGTTGACGAAGACCGTCCTGGCGGCGGGCAAGGGCACCACCAACATGCAGGAGATCTCCGGGGCCGTCCAGGAAGGCGCCTCGGCTTATCTTTTCCGACAGTTCCGTACCTTGGCGATCTTCGTGGTGATCGCCGTGGTGCTGCTGTTCCTGTTGCCGGTGCACAACACCGATGGCAGCGAGATCGCGGTGAAGATCGGTCGTTCGCTCTTCTTCGTGGTCGGCGCCCTGTTCAGCGCCTTCATCGGCGGCGCGGGCATGTGGCTGGCCACCCGGGCCAACCTGCGGGTGGCAGCCGCCGCCCGGGAGCGCGAAGGCGGCCGCGAGACGGCCATGAAGATCGCCTTCCGGACCGGTGGCGTGGTCGGCTTCCTCACCGTCGGCCTCGGTCTCTTCGGCGCCGCGCTGGTCGTGCTGGTCTTCCGGGGCGACGCGCCGACGGTGCTGGAGGGCTTCGGCTTCGGCGCCGCGCTGCTGGCCATGTTCATGCGGGTCGGCGGCGGCATCTTCACCAAGGCCGCCGACGTCGGCGCCGACCTGGTCGGCAAGGTGGAGCAGGGCATTCCCGAGGACGACCCGCGCAACGCCGCCACCATCGCCGACAACGTGGGCGACAACGTCGGTGACTGCGCCGGCATGGCCGCCGACCTCTTCGAGTCGTACGCGGTCACGCTGGTCGCCGCGCTGATCCTGGGCCGGGCCGCGTTCGGCCCCGACGGCCTCGTGCTGCCGCTGATCATCTCCACGATCGGGGTGCTGGTCGCCATCATCGGCGTCTTCATCACCCGGCTGCGCACCTCCGACCGCAACGGCCTGACCGCGATCAACCGGGCGTTCTACCTCTCCGCGCTGATCTCGGCGGTGCTGGTCTCGGTGGCCACCTTCGCCTACCTGCAACCGTCGTGGGCGGCGCAGCTCGGCGACGACTGGCGGGAGACCCTCAACGTCAACGGCGGGGACCCGCTGTTCGGCCCGCGTGGCGTGGTCATCGGCGCGGTCGTCATCGGCATCGTGCTGGCCGCCGCCATCCAGGCGCTCACCGGCTACTTCACCGAGACCAACCGACGCCCGGTGCAGGACATCGGCAAGAGTTCGCAGACCGGCGCGGCCACCGTCATCCTCGCCGGCATCAGCGTCGGCCTGGAGTCGGCGGTCTACTCGGCGCTGCTCATCGCCGCCGGCGTGTTCGGCGCCTTCCTGTTGGGCGGCGGCTCCATCACCCTGTCGTTGTTCGCCGTGGCGCTGGCCGGCACCGGCCTGCTCACCACCGTCGGCGTGATCGTCGCGATGGACACCTTCGGCCCGATCTCGGACAACGCCCAGGGCGTGGCCGAGATGTCCGGCGACATCGACGAGCACGGCGCCCGTACGCTCACCGAGCTGGACGCGGTGGGCAACACCACCAAGGCGATCACCAAGGGCATCGCGATCGCCACCGCGGTGCTGGCCGCGACCGCGCTGTTCGGCTCCTACACCGACACGCTGCGCCTGGCGTACGCCGACGCGGGGGTGACCGACGTCGGTGACGAGATCCTCAACGCGCTGAACGTGGCCAACCCGCAGAACCTGGTCGGTCTGATCATCGGCGCGGCGGTGGTGTTCCTCTTCTCCGGCCTGGCCATCAACGCGGTCTCCCGCTCGGCGGGCGCCGTGGTGATGGAGGTCCGCCGGCAGTTCCGTGAGCTGCCCGGGATCATGGACGGCACCCAGCGCCCGGAGTACGGCAAGGTCGTGGACATCTGCACCCGGGACGCGCAGCGCGAGCTGCTGACCCCCGGTCTGCTGGCCATCCTGGCGCCGATCGCGGTCGGCTTCGGCCTCGGGCCCGGCGCGTTGGCGTCGTACCTGGCCGGGGCCATCGGGGCCGGCACGCTGATGGCGGTGTTCCTGGCCAACTCCGGTGGGGCGTGGGACAACGCCAAGAAGATGGTCGAGGACGGCGCGTACGGCGGCAAGGGCTCCGAGGCGCACTCCGCGACCGTCATCGGCGACACCGTCGGTGACCCCTTCAAGGACACCGCCGGCCCGGCGATCAACCCGCTGCTCAAGGTGATGAACCTGGTGTCGCTGCTGATCGCGCCGGCCGTGGTGGCGTGGAGCGTGGGCGACGACCGCAACGTCGGCCTGCGGATCACCATCGCCGCGGTGGCGACGCTGATCGTCGTCGCGGCGGTGGTCTTCAGCAAGCGCAAGAGCATCGCGATGGGCGAGGACGCCGACAGCGGCTCGGGCAGCGCCGACCCGCGTCCGGAGGAGATCAAGGCCTGA